Part of the Henckelia pumila isolate YLH828 chromosome 2, ASM3356847v2, whole genome shotgun sequence genome is shown below.
atgcataggtttatgcagatgggtccgAAGCCTTTAGTCGGAGGAGAGTCACCGGAGGATGCGGGAAACTGGCTACGACGTATGGAAGTTTGTTTCCAGGAGTTccgatgcactgaggagcagcggatggagactcttgatttcCTGGTCGAAGTACAAGCTCGAAAGTGGTGGGATTCTACTTCTGCGCCTTTTATTGCAGCCCGAGGAGTTGCTACCTGGGATGAGTTCCGCACGGCTTTtcataagctgtattttcctcctgctctccgacAGACAAAGACAAGTGAGTTGCTGGGTTTGCGGCAAGGATCGATGTCGATCGAGGAATACcagttgaagttctttgagttactgccctattgcccccagatttctgatagcacggaggcgaagtataatctgttcctgaAAGGTCTTAatccggagattcatgaccgagttgctgtgggagatgacatgacttacgagggatTAGTGAGCCGATGTCActaggcagaggacagcatccgCCGTAAAAGATCCTTCTACTCATCTAGACCCGCGAGTTCCTTGGGTCCCGTGctcagtcattcaagaagtctagTTTTACTTATTCTTCCTCAGGATCCGGGGAGGTGATGCGTTTTGGCAGAAAGAATCAAGGTCCTTGCAAGCATTGTGGTGGGAATCATCCTGCCAACAGGTGCCGAAAGGTTTCAGGGGCGTGCTTTCGATGTGGAGAAATTGGCCACctgaagaaggattgtccacaggcCGGGGGAGCTGGTTTTGGCTCaggttctggttctcaggcttcagtgcagcagaggccacaggggCAGTCGACAGAGGGTTCTAATTTGAAACCTCGTGCTTCCAGTCAAGTATTCgccttgagacatgatcaggcggtggatgagaatgagaaagttatagcgggtacgttcttgttatttgatatacctgcttttgcactcattgacactggtgcatctcattatttcatatctgcacgttttgttaagaaataTAAGTTTCCATACATTTAACTAGACACAGTGGTTGTTGTTTCTACCCCGACGGGTCAGTCTGCgtcggctaagcgtctagtgatgggttgccctttagagttcgaagggaatgtcttgatggtgaatctcatgatattagcaatggaggatttcgattgcattttgggaattgatgtgttaactacataccgagcttcagtggattgttaccagagaTTGGTAAAATTTCATCCGGTTGGCAATGATAGCTGGTTCTTTtacggtgagggagcgcgacctcagatgccattggtatcagctttgaaagcttgtcgagctttggaatctggcgcggaaggctaccttatctatgcagttgatacatTCGCTGGAAGTATTGGTATAGAAGCTATTCCTGTTGTGAacgaattcccagatgtatttccagaaaaAATTCCAGGATTTCCTCCAGTACGCGAAGTTGAGTTCGATATAGATCTGATGCCAGGGACTTCGCTTATTTcttgagcaccgtatcgtctggctccgtcagagatgcgtgagttgaagcagcagcttcaggatctgttggacaagggttatattcgtccaagtgtttctccttggggagcacctgttctaTTCGTAAAGaaaaaaggatgggtctatgcgtttGTGCATTGATTATCTCCAGTTGAACAGGGTAACGGTCAATAATAAGTATCGTTTGCCTCGTATaaatgatctgtttgatcaattgtaGGGTACTTCggtagtaatgccatttggattgactaatgcaccggctgtaTTTATGGATCTAAAGAATCGTGTATTCAGAGAATTtctagacaagtttgtcgttgtatttattgatgatatattggtgtATTCACATGATGTAAATGAACACGCTTACCATTTGAGGCTGGTATTGCAAACTCTGAGGGAtagacagttgtacgccaaattgagtaagtgtgagttctggctggatcgaatggtgtttcttggccacattatgtCCAGAGATGGAGTTTCTgtggatccgagcaagattgaggctgtaaTGAACTGGTTGCGTCCGACGATggtagctgagatccgtagttttctgggtctagcaggatattatcgtcgctttatcgcGAATTTCTCGCAGCTCGCTCGACCTTTGACACAACTTACTCGGAAGAGCgtgaattttgagtggtcctcagaatgtgaggagaatttctgtgaacttcgtagacggttgacttctgcgcctgtgttggctttgccgtctggatctggagggtatgtagtgtacacggatgcttctcttcagggactgTGAtatgtcctgactcagaatgggcatgtgattgcatacgcctctAGACAGTTAAAAGTTCACAAAAATAActacccagtgcatgatcttgagttaacagctattgtatttgcattgaagatctggcgtcattatctttatggagaaagatttgagatcttcacagaccacaaaagtctcaagtatttgtttactcaggcagaattgaacatgagacagatacgttggatggatttgcttaaggattatgattgtgaaatcaagtatcatccaggagctgctaatctcactgctgatgccttgagccgcAAGGTGCGACTGACCGCACTACAGACTTGTTCTGTGGCAAGTgcaattgaagattgttgttcttcagggtataccttcaagcataagaaaggtatgcagagtatccggatgtttgcgatcttatctgagcctgctttgtattctcggattcgagatgctcagatggctgatccgaagacccagcgtttggctcgtttagccaGGGATGATAGTtcgtctggattccattatcattcagatggttttctttgtttatctggccgtattgttgttccaaaggatgatactctgagggaggagattttatcccaggctcatcgttctaaattgagtattcatccggggagcaacaagatgtacaaggatttgtgtaccaggttctggtggaaaggaatgaaaaggagtgtgtatctatatgtttctagatatttggtgtgtcagcaggtcaaggcagagcaccgatgacctggagggttgcttcacagtttacctattcctgagtggaaatgggagttgatcacgatggacttcgtgacccatttaccggtaagctcgaggaattgtgatgctatctgggttgtggtggaccgactcaacaagtcagcacatttcattccttataaccgagactttagtttttgataggatgacacgattgtacatccaggatattgttcgattgcacggagttcctgtgagcatcgtcagcaatcgagatcccaggtttactttcaggttctgggggagtcttcagcgcgctatgtgtactactcttagtttgagtacaacatatcacacagagactgacgggcagtcagagcgcacgattcgtactcttgaagacatgttgcgagcatgttctatggattttggtccagcatggcaagatcagttgccattgattgagttcgcgtacaacaatagttaccatcgcagtattgggatggctccgtttgaggcattgtacgggcgatgatgtgtactccactgttctgggaggaagtgggggagcgacaggttgagggaccagagttagtccagcaggctgttgatattgttggacagatcaagaagagaattaaggttgcgtaggatcgacaagctagttatgcgaatgtcaagcgcagacctttacagtttgaggtgggtgagaaagtattcctgaaagtctcaTCATTTCGCAGGATTTTTAGATTCGGTCACAAAGGTAAGCTATCTTCTAAgtttatcggtccatttgaaattctggaaagtgttggagatctggcttacaggttggcgttACCACCGTATTTGTCAAATATCCATGACGTGTTCTATGTTtcactgttacgacggtatgtggcggatgagtctcatatcttacagccgtctgaggtacagttggactcggatttgacatacgtggagagacctttgcgtatcataggtcataaggataaggtgttacgcaacaagaccattcctcttgttctagttcagtggcaacgtcgaggcactgaggaggccacttgggaacttgagagtcgtatgcgtacagattatccagagttattttgaattgttgtattttcagattgtaacttgtaaaatgaatcagtttgaataaaagatgtttattcagtgttttactgcattcagtacttaagattgctcgaggacgaaatatcttaagtagggggagaatgtagtagcccggttccattttacaagattaagtgattttaaacatgttagaaaatgacatataattttaaaagtgtcaaaaaatgtttaaggagtccttatttggtaaaaataagtggaaaatcagatccgaaacgtccgaaaatggtggggtaggtcccgggggtcttgggggcccaaaaccagttcgaaaacatgagaaacagttcggagcttccgggcagatcggagcttccaatccgagatcgaagcttccgatctcaaccagaaacaggtgtcaaggagatttaaacacgtggccagatgtAGGAGATCGGAGATTCTGATCCtgcgatcagagcttccgatctcggtcgtccaaaacgtggcaaacatgcaccgattggagcttccgatcctacgatcggagcttccgatcgtggcttataaataggccatccgagagcctcatttttcacaccaaatcATATTCTTTCTCTCTCGATTTTAGAGCATTCTAGGAGCTTTTTGGGGTGTTTTcggccttcctaggcttggtccggaggttgacGAGGCGTTCCAGGGTTACggtggagtggtgcccaagttctggggcaatcgtcatcagtgggctgacgacggacgcaggtatagctctggctccttatagtaaatagggagtatgctatagtgtagttaaggcttttagaataaagtggtaatgcatgagtactttgcattgtagtgcggactgtaggcttggacatagtgctggtctagcttgcctagtgtatgaggtacagaagtattattcgagatatccagattgagtatgcatgtattatgtgtttgcatggattatgtgattgcatgttttttatgcctttatatatacagcatgtcatgactgtatgttgcatacatgagcattttgagcttttaccttagaggtatcctgtagtagggcgctcaccctacgagtttgtggatggttgggtacgtaagtcttgtgtcaggtcaccttatggttggacacatgtactagtatcaggtcaccattatccactgggtatatgagccacctcctgatgcgacggcgcagcgtgctatataccctgggcccggtctatgagcttgtttcttgacctgggagtcttggtacccagttcacttgcatacatgcacacataataccgtatactcatactctcgtactgagcttatcatgcttacgtcccgtactttgttgtatctggacaccctattccatggggcaagtctgcggctggacgatgcgggtggttccaggagagcttaggcgatggaggaccagcagggttattgtctaagcttttgtttcagttgtatttgggttaatacactggttttattcgatatggttgtaaacaatatttttattattgtttaagttttcgctgttatttctgatattttatttgattaagttaaatgcatgcttaagtttctgaatagtaggtgatcacggtgcgtgTCTCTACACATAATATAGCCATGAAAGCTTCATTTGAGATGAGAGTTGTAAGATCCACAAAAACTCTTTATTGGGTAAGATGTGTAGATGATACTTGCAGTTGGAAAGTTCGTGTAGCGAGAAAGAATGAGGAGACATCACGTTTTTCAATCCGGACTTATTGCAATATGCATACTTGTGACTTGGCTAACAGGAGGAGGAGACACCGGCAAGCGAGTGCAGTTATAGTAGCAGATACATTAGTAGAAAATTTTAGAGGGCAACAAAAAATGCCTTCTTTAAAAGCAATAAGAACAAAGATGCAAAATAATGGTGTAGAGATTAGCTACTTCAAAGCGTGGAAGGGGAAAAAACTTGCTATAAATCAATTGAGAGGAGATCCTGTTGAAAGTTTTAGGTTACTCCCTGCGTACTTGTATATGCTCAAGCAAGTAAATCCCGGGTCAACAACATATTTGAAGGTAAACTCGGATGACAGCTTCAAATACATGTTCTTGGCATACCGGATATGTGTTGATGGATTTAAATACATGAGAAAGGTCATATCGGTTGATGGCACATATTTGAAAGGTAGATATAAAGGTGTTATGCTTATAGCAACTGCACAAGATGGAAACCACCACCAATATCCCATTATTTGGGCAGTTGTTGATTCAGAAAGTGAAGAATCTTGGACTTGGTTCTTTGAGAAATTGCATGAGTGGATACCTGATGATGATGAACTGGTTTTTATTTCTGATAGGCATAAAGGAATCATTAATGGTGTTGCCTCAGTATACAAGAAAGCAAAATATGGTCATTGCTTGTGGCATCTTGGACAAAACATCAAGACAAGACTGAAGTCCAAAGCGGGTGGAGTTGCATTATTTATGCGAACAGCTAAAGCTTACACACAGATGGAGTTTGATGAATTATACGGTGAGATGAATAACAGTTATCCAACCATCACAAAGTATCTTGAAGACAACATTCATCGAAAAAAATGGGCAAGATCGTATTTTCATGGTTCAAGATATAATATAATGACAACCAATGGATCAGAATCAATCAAAGCAAAGTTGGCACAAGCTCGTGAACTTCCAATAATTGCTATGTTGgatgcaattcaaaatcttatttCATCATGGTTTAATACTCACCGCATAGCTGTTGTTGCTTCAACCGGACATCTTACTCCATGGGCTGAGAGAACGGTTCGATCAAGATTTATCGAGTCACAAAAAATGGAAGTTTTCCAATTGAATACCTTTGAATATCATGTCACTGGAGTTGGTAATGATGCGGTTGTGGGATTAAATAGAAGAACATGTCGTTGCCGAGTTTTTGACATTGATAGACTTCCGTGTTCACATGTTAAAGCAGCTGCAGGTCAGCATAATATGAATATTTATGAATTATGCTCGCATTATTACACGAAAATGTATGGACATTGGCCTATACAGAAACAGTTTATCCAGTACCCCCCCTCTAATGAATGGAACATACCTCCTGATATTGCTTCTATGACTGTACTACCTCATGTGGTTAAAGTACATAAAGGAAgaacaaagaaaaaaagaatTCCTTCCGTTGGAGAATTTGCGAGCAGGAAGAAGTCGGTTGTTTAAAGTTTATTATCTGATGGGTCTCATGCATTTATAAAGGCAGTAGCGAGTGGAGGCTAACCAACCTAACTTTGATGTAATTTTGAAGGCACGATTTTGTAGGGTGGGTGTTTTTTATGATTATTGCATGTTTTTGTCTCTTTTGAATCATGGTTTACTGTGGTATGGCCAACTGTAGTTCATCTATGGGGTTTTTCTACATTTTGAACATATTAAATCTGAATCCTTAAATTACGAATAGTTACGTAAATTTTATATGATGCAGGCCTTTAGCTAGAAGCCTTAAGATAGATATattattgtgattttatttcatGTAATTTATTATTGGAATTTTCAATTTTCGAAAACGTGTAATAAGACATTTGAAGGTATCAATCTCTGATCATTTGATATTAACATTTGTTGATGAGTTTTAGATCGTAACAACTTGTTTTAATTGGTAATATATGAATTTCGAtgcaattttaaattattccaatgaattttattcttcaaacTAAATCTGTATGtcgatataattttttattattttttttcattttgaaaCAAAGACTTACATGTAGTGtgtgaatttcaaatttttgggtCCCGAGCCTTTGAAATTTTTGTACGATAAGCatataacaaataaaataattagatcgaattttttctttttttttttttctaactaATGAGattaatttatgtgttgcacTATTTTAATTGGTGAACAACAACCAAAAACATTTAGAAAGGTAGATGATGGATTTTTTCTATCTGCTAAAcgtttttaatttgttttttattttaaagggCATAAAAGTGAAACTAAATGAATTAAAAGGATGAAagttatttttcaaaatgttaGTCAAACGAAGGCTAATTGGTTAAATATTCCCGTTAATATTATATTGGTGGTTGTTTGATGAATTATTGGTGATAGATGATTGATTGTATGGTTCATAAACGATACAAAATGTATATATGCAGTGGATAGATATCCTCCTTCTGCTAGTTATTGCTTCAATTATTCTCTCTACTCTTGTTTACTAGTTATTGTTTTCTTCTAATTAATATAGCAATGTATATGGCTTATGTATCTCTAGTCTCTCTTGCTCAAACTTTTGATCAAATTTTCTGCCATTCTCGAAATCATTTACTCTACAATAAACAGCAAATCGAATCCCTTGGCGAAAAGGTTGGTTTCTTGCAAGAATTTCTTGAAGATTGTGATCGACGAGGAATCGAAGTACCTTCAGATCTGGAAAATCAAATGAAAAACTTGGATCTGCGAGCAGAAGATATAATAGAAACCAAGTTAGTGGATGATATTCTTGGAAAGTCTCCACATCCTCCCATACTCTTCTGCCAAAAGATAGAGGAAATAATTCAAGAATTTGACTCCATGGTTATGAGGGTTAAAGAAAGGGAAGGCGTGGAAGATGATCGATGTTCAAGAAAAAATTCCGGCACCAGCTCATCTGGACTTCCTCCCGGTGGCAAAATTAGCGGCATGGTTGGATTCGAAAAACATTTAATTCGAGTGATGGATGAACTCACTGGACGGCAACCCAAACGCCAGATCTTAACTATTGCAGGGATGGGAGGTATCGGTAAGACTACTCTCTGTAGAAATGTGTTTGAAAATCCATTCGTCGTACATAATTTCCATGTTCATGCTTGGATCACTGTTTCTCAAGAATACAGTGTTCGAGAAATTATTCTAAGGCTTCTACATCAGATTAAAGCACCATTCGAGAGAGATTATCGAGAAACCACAGCTCAATCTTTTGAGGAATTGAGAGATGATCAATTAGGAGAACAATTGTACAAAAGTTTATGGGATAGGAAATATTTGATTGTCATGGATGATGTTTGGAGCATCCAAGTCTGGGATGAGGTAAAGATGTTTTTACCAGACAACGGAAACAGAAGTCGGATCCTGGTGACTACTAGGCTATCGGATGTGGCTCATTGGTTGAGCTCGTGTAGCCCTTATAAAATGGATTTCTTAGATGAGTATGAGAGTTGGAGTTTATTGTGTCAAGTTGTATTTGGTCCAGAAAGTTATCCTATCGAATTCGAGGATACAGGGAAACAGATTGCGAGAAAGTGTAAAGGGCTTCCTCTTGCCATTGTTGTGATTGGCGGACTCCTTTCGAAATCTGTCATTACTAGAAAATATTGGGAGTATGTAGCACAACACCTGAGCTCGATAGTAAATTCTGAAAATGACGAGCATTGCTTGAATGTATTGTACTTGAGTTTTAAACACTTGCCTGTTCATCTAAAACCATGTTTCCTTTACATGGGATCTTTTCCAAAAGATGGTGAAATCCGCGTCTCCCAACTCATCAAATTGTGGGTTGCTGAGGGTTTCCTAAAGCCCATTGTGACCAAAAGCTTGGAAGAGGCTGCGGAAGAATACTTGAAGGATCTGGTTGACAGAAACCTTATCTTGGTTGAAACTCGAAAATCCAATGGTAAAATGAGAAGTTGCAGCATTCATGACCTCTTGAGGGACTTGTGTATTAAGGAAGCTCACAAAGAGAACTTTTGGCTGGTAACAAGAGCCAGCCCAGGAATTAACTCGCCGGTGAACCGGAGAGACTTTGAAGAGGCCCCTCGATATGTCCGGGGGAGAAAAATCAGCATAAAAAATGCACGATGCCTTGTGAGTCTTGAGCGCAGATTTGACTATAGAAGTCAAACCTATAAAAGAGCAAAATCGGCATCATTCACTCGTTCTTTGTTTTCAGAGAGCGCGGAGGATCCTAACATCTGCTTCAGATTTTCGAGGATAGATGACATTTTAAACGACTGCTCCCACTATTCTCGGTACATAGCTATAAGAAGTACTCTGCCATCTCATTGGAACCTCATTGACATTCCTTCCTCAATAGTTTTATTTCGGAATCTACAAACTTTAGTCGTGTCATCATGTAAGGGTGCTGGGCCTATAAATCTTCCATTTTCAATATGGGAAACGCCACATCTCAGGCATATTGAGATCAAAGAAGAAGCCCTTTTGCTCTATCCCCCGTCAGTCCTAGACCCGGATATGAACATGGGGTCACAATATTTACACAACCTGCAAACTCTCTCAACTATAAGAAACTTCCGTTGTGACAAGAATGTCCTCGAAAGAATTCCAAACCTGAAGAAACTAAAGATCAGCGTCCCACGGCACAATTACTACCAGCTGAACAATCTGGTTCATCTCCAATTACTCGAATCATTAAATTGCCGAGGTTTCGGCAAGATTTTACTCGGGGGCCAGGCCTTCCCAGATTCAATCAAGAAGTTAACTTTAAATTGGTTGAAGCTTCCATGGAAGGACATGAGCATAATCGGTTGTTTGCCGAATCTTGAAGTGTTGAAACTGAGAGGAGCCACCTATGGGAAAGTGTGGAATACGGCAGAGGAGGGttttttgaaattgaaatatttGCTTTTAGAGAGTTTAGATGTGTGCGATTGGGAAACAGAGAGCTCTCACTTTCCAAGACTGGAGAGTTTGATCATTCGGTACTGCGAGGCGTTGGAGGAAATCCCACTTGCTATTGCAGAGATTCCGACAATGAAGCTGATAGAGTTGTATGAATGTGGAGAAGAGGCAAATTCATCGGCACAACAAATACAAGAGGAGCAACGGAGCCTGGGAAACGAGGATCTTCAAGTTCGTCTGAAGCTCAGCACTGCGTTTATAGATGAAGTTGTTTAAAAGAACTTGTTTGTTTTTTTACTTTTCCTCGAATGTATGCATATAGTGCATACGACCAAAAAAGCACTctacttgaaattttttttttaacaaatataatttgataattgtagttttttttttgggtatttTGTTTAAGAGTACAAGTAGAATCTTCatacaaattataaatttataatgtaATATGGACACAAGACTTAATTGTTTCGAGcagaaaaattataaaaaaaaacttataaatctacctaaataaaACTTGAGACCAGTTGGGTTCGTCTAGTAGGAGTTACCTCAAATACTAAAATCATTCCAactcaaaaaaagaaaaaaaaaagaaaaaagaaaaatccaaacaaacaaactaaatcatttaaatgatgataatatatttaattaatacgacgtaacacacacacacacacacacacaaaattgTAAAAGTTTCAAAAtaagttaaaataaaaacatatgtagttaatataatatcattttattcatttacTGTGAGATCGACTTgaacttaattcctatattataatttgacaaCGTACGCTGGCGAGCGAAAAGtttgcaacaagtttttggcgcagTTTTCGAGGAATGAATTTTAtctgatttatattaaattgtgctaattagtcttaattttgatttagaacattttttttattctattggttctaatttaagttttctttcatttgtttatgcagtttatgcgaaaaagCAATCACTTACTTCTCTTTGATCCGAAAATTGAAAAAACTGCGAAAGTCTTGAGAAAAGCAATAAGAGAAGAGTTGAAACAAATGACTGAAAATAAAGGAAGAGGTGGAAATACTGTTATGGTGCCAATCAAAGTTCACTTTAAACTGGTGATAAGCAATCACTATTTTGGAATTGCTCGGCAGACTATCATTGctaataattttgaattgaagccaATATTGATCAATATGGTGCAACAAAATCAATTTAAGGGTGCAACTAATAAAGATTCAAATTTGCATCTACGTACTTTTTCTGGAAATAGCTGATATTGTGAaaattcatggtgttactgagtACACCATCAGACTACGATTGTTACCGTTCTCTCTTAAGGACAGTGTTCGTAGTTACAATCACAGCCTCTTGGGAGTATTACTGTAGTAGTCTGgtctcattttacaagattaattgactGAATATGATTGAAGAAGGGATTAAGAGATTAAAATGGATTAAATtaaagaaaatttgaaaataatttcGGAGgagatcagaacgtccgaactGGGAACAAAACGTCTGATCTATTTAGGCCATGCATTTCTAGCGTGTCAAGTTGGTGTCAACACGTGACTGATTTTTCGTCCTATCtagagatcggaccgtccgatgaGGTGGCAGAACAGGGTCAACGATATCGTGACACGTGGAAAAAGCATgtagatcggaccgtccgatcgttgtctataaataggggtgtcgAGGAGCTCATTTTTCACACCTTTTCCTAGCTCTCCTCTCATGTTGTGTAGTGTTTTGAGGGCTTTTGTGTCTTTCTTGGTGGATCCAGGGGTTGGCAGGGTGCTCCGGAGTC
Proteins encoded:
- the LOC140880504 gene encoding putative late blight resistance protein homolog R1A-10, whose product is MYMAYVSLVSLAQTFDQIFCHSRNHLLYNKQQIESLGEKVGFLQEFLEDCDRRGIEVPSDLENQMKNLDLRAEDIIETKLVDDILGKSPHPPILFCQKIEEIIQEFDSMVMRVKEREGVEDDRCSRKNSGTSSSGLPPGGKISGMVGFEKHLIRVMDELTGRQPKRQILTIAGMGGIEYSVREIILRLLHQIKAPFERDYRETTAQSFEELRDDQLGEQLYKSLWDRKYLIVMDDVWSIQVWDEVKMFLPDNGNRSRILVTTRLSDVAHWLSSCSPYKMDFLDEYESWSLLCQVVFGPESYPIEFEDTGKQIARKCKGLPLAIVVIGGLLSKSVITRKYWEYVAQHLSSIVNSENDEHCLNVLYLSFKHLPVHLKPCFLYMGSFPKDGEIRVSQLIKLWVAEGFLKPIVTKSLEEAAEEYLKDLVDRNLILVETRKSNGKMRSCSIHDLLRDLCIKEAHKENFWLVTRASPGINSPVNRRDFEEAPRYVRGRKISIKNARCLVSLERRFDYRSQTYKRAKSASFTRSLFSESAEDPNICFRFSRIDDILNDCSHYSRYIAIRSTLPSHWNLIDIPSSIVLFRNLQTLVVSSCKGAGPINLPFSIWETPHLRHIEIKEEALLLYPPSVLDPDMNMGSQYLHNLQTLSTIRNFRCDKNVLERIPNLKKLKISVPRHNYYQLNNLVHLQLLESLNCRGFGKILLGGQAFPDSIKKLTLNWLKLPWKDMSIIGCLPNLEVLKLRGATYGKVWNTAEEGFLKLKYLLLESLDVCDWETESSHFPRLESLIIRYCEALEEIPLAIAEIPTMKLIELYECGEEANSSAQQIQEEQRSLGNEDLQVRLKLSTAFIDEVV